The proteins below are encoded in one region of Lactuca sativa cultivar Salinas chromosome 3, Lsat_Salinas_v11, whole genome shotgun sequence:
- the LOC111918911 gene encoding metal-nicotianamine transporter YSL1 encodes MVPDIKGSVMNGEIEGEKRGEMEDAKKNDGDGVEEGGSGRLQPWTKQITVRGIVASCIIGSIYSIIAMKLNLTTGMTPNMNVSAALLAFVFMRTWTKMLQKSGISSVPFTRHENTMIQTCSVACYSIAIGGGYGSYLLGLNKKTYEMAGGVNSPGTYKEPGVGWMMGYSFLVCFIGLFVLIPLRKVLIVDYKLVFPSGMATAVLINGFHTQGDDMAKKQVKGFAKYFSASFLWGFFQWFFTGKEEDCGFVQFPTFGLKAWKNTFYFDFSMTYVGTGMICPHIVNLSLLIGAVVSWGIMWPLIGKNKGDWYPDGLPESSMKSLNGYKAFISIALILGDGLYNFVKILYITSMSVHGRFKNKTLNPVSEKKVSEIELKQNEVFLRENIPMSIGAIGYITLAIIAVIAIPYMFPEVKWYYVIISYIFAPSLAFCNAYGAGLTDINMAYNYGKIGLFMMAAMAGKEDGVVAGMAGCGLVKSVVSVSCILMHDLKTGQLTLTSPRTMLVSQAIGTAIGCMVSPLSFFLFYKAFDIGNPDGEYKAPYAIIYRNLAILGVQGFSALPKHCLDLCYGFFAFAVLINMIKDMLPKKIGKWMPLPICMAVPFLVGGYFAIDMCIGSLIVFMWHKVNAKKADSMVPAVASGLICGEGMWSLPASVLALAKIRPPICMKFFSS; translated from the exons GGAGGAGGGTGGTTCAGGGAGGCTGCAGCCATGGACAAAGCAGATTACGGTTCGTGGGATTGTGGCGAGTTGTATTATAGGGAGTATTTACAGTATCATAGCAATGAAATTGAATCTGACAACTGGAATGACACCTAATATGAATGTTTCGGCTGCACTTCTTGCTTTTGTGTTCATGAGGACTTGGACAAAGATGCTTCAGAAATCAGGGATTTCATCTGTTCCCTTTACTAGACATGAGAACACCATGATTCAGACATGTTCCGTTGCCTGTTACAGCATTGCTATTGGAG GTGGATATGGATCTTATTTACTGGGATTAAACAAGAAAACATATGAGATGGCTGGAGGTGTGAATTCTCCAGGGACTTATAAAGAGCCTGGTGTTGGTTGGATGATGGGCTACTCTTTCTTGGTCTGTTTTATTGGTCTTTTTGTATTGATCCCACTACGCAAG GTTTTAATCGTGGACTATAAGTTGGTGTTTCCAAGTGGGATGGCGACTGCGGTTCTTATTAATGGATTTCATACTCAAGGAGATGATATGgcaaa GAAGCAAGTGAAGGGATTTGCAAAGTACTTTTCTGCAAGCTTTCTATGGGGTTTTTTTCAGTGGTTCTTCACAGGAAAAGAAGAAGATTGCGGATTTGTTCAGTTTCCTACATTCGGTTTAAAAGCTTGGAAGAACAC GTTTTACTTTGACTTTAGTATGACTTATGTGGGAACCGGGATGATTTGTCCTCACATTGTGAACTTGTCATTGCTAATTGGAGCTGTGGTTTCATGGGGTATAATGTGGCCCTTAATTGGAAAAAACAAAGGAGACTGGTATCCTGATGGTTTGCCTGAAAGCAGCATGAAAAGTCTCAATGGCTACAAAGCCTTTATCTCCATTGCTCTGATCCTAGGAGATGGTCTATACAACTTCGTCAAGATACTATACATCACATCCATGAGCGTACACGGAAGATTCAAGAACAAAACCCTCAATCCAGTTAGCGAGAAGAAGGTGAGTGAAATTGAGCTAAAACAAAACGAGGTTTTCTTAAGAGAAAACATACCCATGTCAATAGGAGCAATCGGATACATAACTTTGGCTATAATTGCTGTGATTGCAATCCCATACATGTTTCCCGAAGTTAAATGGTATTATGTCATCATCTCCTACATATTTGCTCCATCTTTAGCCTTTTGTAACGCGTATGGAGCCGGGTTGACCGACATCAACATGGCTTACAATTACGGGAAAATCGGGCTTTTCATGATGGCGGCAATGGCGGGAAAAGAGGACGGGGTGGTGGCGGGAATGGCGGGATGTGGGCTGGTGAAATCGGTGGTTTCGGTTTCTTGCATACTGATGCACGACTTGAAAACCGGTCAACTCACGTTGACTTCTCCAAGAACGATGCTTGTGAGTCAAGCAATCGGGACAGCAATAGGGTGCATGGTGTCACCATTGAGCTTCTTTTTGTTCTACAAAGCGTTTGATATTGGAAACCCTGATGGAGAATACAAAGCACCATACGCGATAATCTACAGAAACTTGGCGATTCTTGGGGTGCAAGGTTTTTCGGCTTTACCTAAACACTGTTTGGACCTTTGTTATGGTTTTTTCGCGTTTGCTGTGTTGATTAATATGATTAAAGATATGTTGCCAAAAAAGATAGGGAAATGGATGCCATTGCCAATATGTATGGCTGTTCCTTTTTTGGTAGGTGGGTATTTTGCTATTGATATGTGTATTGGGAGTTTGATTGTGTTTATGTGGCACAAGGTGAATGCTAAAAAGGCGGATTCAATGGTGCCTGCGGTTGCTTCTGGTTTGATCTGTGGTGAAGGTATGTGGTCCCTACCAGCTTCGGTTCTTGCATTGGCTAAAATTAGGCCTCCTATTTGTATGAAGTTTTTTTCTTCTTAG
- the LOC111918921 gene encoding protein HLB1, whose protein sequence is MSTNHDRSESQNGDSEHNPDPKSPPHEDPAIQSTDGPSPGNDVDHPSKLDQIITSNDTDIDSTNVDPEPELEPEPPKEPTPTVLPKDQIIPSNDTDMDSTNVDPEPEPPKEPTLTVLPKDEAKPSVAMRELLGELKNVDVNEDSPSAAVATPSRSQDNKQPKGRNSAAMALINSISSSDEEGRTRQRMLKFAAKRYASAIESNPDDYDALYNWALVLQESADNVNADTNSPSKDALLEEACKKYAEATNLNPALHDAYYNWAIAISDRAKLHGRTKEAEELWKQATKNYEIAVKLNWNSPQALNNWGLALQELSAIVPAREKQTIVRSAISKFRAAIQLQFDFHRAIYNLGTVLYGLAEDTSRTGVPVVGNEIPFNELYSQSAIYIAAAHALKPNYSVYSSALKLVRTMLPLPYLKVGYLTSPPVGNPVAPHCDWKRSKFVLNHEALQQIHDDQQKQISGDRTSIRVEILNIVSVKECSDLTLPLGPSFSIDTIHGPFFLIADSREYMDTWLDAIRLVYTIFARGKTDVLAGIITG, encoded by the exons ATGTCTACGAACCATGACCGGTCGGAATCACAAAACGGCGACTCGGAACACAATCCAGATCCCAAATCTCCTCCACACGAAGACCCTGCGATCCAATCGACGGACGGACCATCACCTGGCAACGATGTGGATCACCCTTCGAAGCTCGACCAAATCATTACGTCCAATGATACTGATATCGATTCGACCAATGTTGATCCCGAACCGGAACTGGAACCGGAACCCCCAAAAGAACCAACACCTACTGTGCTACCGAAAGACCAAATCATTCCGTCCAATGATACTGATATGGATTCCACCAATGTTGATCCGGAACCGGAACCCCCAAAAGAACCAACGCTTACTGTGCTACCGAAAGACGAAGCGAAACCGTCTGTCGCTATGAGAGAATTGTTGGGTGAACTGAAGAATGTCGATGTCAATGAAGATTCTCCATCGGCAGCAGTTGCCACGCCTTCTCGTAG TCAAGATAACAAACAACCTAAAGGACGAAATAGTGCTGCCATGGCCTTGATCAATAGTATCTCGAGTTCTGATGAAGAAGGAAGGACAAGGCAACGAATGCTTAAGTTTGCTGCAAAGAG GTACGCAAGTGCAATAGAGAGCAATCCAGATGATTATGATGCACTATATAATTGGGCATTGGTTCTTCAG GAAAGTGCAGATAATGTTAATGCAGATACTAATTCACCTTCCAAAGATGCTTTACTTGAAGAAGCCTGCAAAAAGTATGCTGAAGCTACCAATTTAAACCCTGCCCTTCATGAT GCTTATTATAACTGGGCTATTGCCATATCCGATAGAGCCAAACTCCATGGACGTACAAAAGAAGCTGAAGAACTATGGAAACAAGCAACAAAGAATTATGAAATAGCTGTCAAACTAAACTGGAACAGTCCACAg GCTCTGAACAACTGGGGACTTGCTTTACAG GAATTAAGTGCAATTGTTCCTGCACGTGAAAAACAGACTATAGTAAGAAGTGCAATCAGTAAG TTTCGTGCAGCAATACAGTTGCAATTTGACTTCCACAGAGCAATTTACAACCTTGGCACTGTTCTG TATGGATTAGCAGAAGACACATCAAGAACTGGAGTACCAGTTGTTGGAAATGAGATTCCTTTCAATGAATTATACAGTCAATCTGCTATCTATATAGCTGCTGCTCATGCATTGAAACCAAATTACTCA GTTTACTCCAGTGCCTTGAAGCTTGTCAGGACTATG CTTCCTTTACCTTATTTAAAGGTGGGTTATCTTACATCCCCACCAGTGGGGAATCCAGTTGCACCACATTGTGATTGGAAAAGATCTAAGTTTGTTTTGAACCATGAAGCACTTCAACAG ATTCATGATGATCAACAAAAACAAATATCTGGAGATCGAACAAGTATCCGAGTTGAAATTCTGAATATTGTTTCAGTAAAAGAATGCTCAGATTTGACTTTACCACTTGGTCCTTCCTTCTCCATTGATACAATTCATGGACCATTCTTCTTG ATTGCAGACTCACGCGAATACATGGACACATGGCTCGATGCTATTCGCCTAGTCTACACAATATTCGCCCGGGGTAAAACCGATGTTCTAGCTGGGATAATAACAGGATAG
- the LOC111918930 gene encoding rab GTPase-activating protein 22 isoform X2 has product MLASQQKHHVLRALRRNHTSSPSSSNSSSPTSSSSSSSWIHLRSVLLVVASSSSSSPISTTRGHLQSPWSKRRRKHALQPKQWKALFDEDGRLCDGGVKFLKKVRSGGIHPSLRAEVWPFLLGVYDLKSSKEERDAVKTKNKKEYENLRKQCQQTYIRRDNSTNDISDSNHDSDDVSNNNDSGEVVDTDSHQVKEEISDTTTTTTTNNNNNNDNKDGDDVSEVTTKTDTCSSDSDSSEETDNMEPSPATPQKPKTTEEVKSKTSLPYRSESFATWQRIIRLDAIRANDEWIVYSPSQASVSVTKAQELAKSVVLKDYTHLETCRVFHAARLVSILEAYALYDSEIGYCQGMSDLLSPIISVVEDDSEAFWCFVGFMKKARHNFRLDEVGIRRQLNIVSKIIKGKDSHLYRHLEELQAEDCFFVYRMVVVLFRRELNFEQTLCLWEVMWADQTAIRAGITKSGWGRMRLRAPPTDDLLLYAIAACVLQKRKMIIEKYSSMDDILRECNSMAGHLDVWKLLDDAHDLVVTLHDKI; this is encoded by the exons ATGTTGGCCTCACAACAGAAACATCATGTATTGAGAGCACTCCGGCGGAATCACACTTCGTCACCATCATCTTCGAATTCGTCCTCTCCGACATCGTCGTCCTCTTCGTCATCGTGGATTCATTTGCGATCAGTCCTATTAGTCGTtgcttcttcatcatcatcctcaccaatttctactactag GGGTCACCTTCAATCCCCATGGTcaaaaaggagaagaaaacatGCTCTTCAGCCAAAACAATGGAAAGCTTTATTTGATGAAGATGGAAGACTATGTGATGGCGGGGtgaagttcttgaagaaagttaGAAGTGGA GGTATTCATCCTAGCTTAAGAGCAGAAGTTTGGCCCTTCCTTCTTGGAGT TTATGATCTTAAAAGTTCAAAAGAAGAACGAGATGCTGTTAAAACTAAGAACAAGAAAGAATACGAAAATCTTAGAAAACAGTGCCAACAAACTTACATACGAAGAGATAACAGCACTAACGACATAAGTGACAGCAACCATGATAGTGATGATGTCAGCAACAACAACGATAGTGGTGAAGTTGTGGACACAGATTCCCACCAAGTAAAAGAAGAAATCAgtgacaccaccaccaccaccaccaccaacaacaacaacaataacgaCAACAAAGATGGTGATGATGTAAGCGAAGTGACTACCAAAACTGACACATGTTCATCTGATTCTGACTCATCTGAAGAAACCGACAACATGGAACCCTCTCCTGCCACACCACAAAAACCCAAAACCACAGAAGAAGTTAAAAGCAAAACCTCACTTCCATACAGATCGGAAAGTTTCGCCACGTGGCAAAGAATCATCCGGCTGGATGCCATCCGGGCGAACGATGAATGGATCGTGTACTCTCCATCACAGGCATCGGTGTCCGTAACAAAAGCACAAGAATTAGCAAAAAGTGTAGTCCTAAAAGACTacactcatctcgaaacatgcaGAGTCTTCCATGCTGCACGTTTAGTTTCAATTCTGGAAGCATACGCTTTATACGACTCAGAAATCGGCTACTGTCAAGGAATGAGCGACCTTCTTTCTCCGATCATCTCAGTGGTGGAGGACGACAGTGAGGCGTTCTGGTGCTTTGTTGGGTTCATGAAAAAAGCGCGCCATAACTTCCGGTTAGACGAGGTGGGGATCCGGCGGCAGTTGAATATTGTTTCCAAGATTATTAAAGGGAAGGATTCGCATCTGTACAGACACCTGGAGGAGCTGCAGGCAGAGGATTGTTTCTTTGTGTATAGGATGGTGGTGGTTTTGTTCAGACGGGAGTTGAATTTTGAACAGACGTTGTGTCTGTGGGAGGTGATGTGGGCGGATCAGACGGCGATCCGGGCGGGGATAACGAAATCCGGGTGGGGGAGGATGAGGCTGCGGGCCCCACCCACGGATGATTTGTTGCTGTATGCGATTGCGGCTTGTGTGTTGCAGAAGAGGAAGATGATAATAGAGAAGTATAGCAGTATGGATGATATATTGAGGGAGTGTAATAGCATGGCTGGACATTTGGATGTTTGGAAGCTTCTGGATGATGCACATGATTTGGTGGTAACCCTTCATGACAAGATTTAG
- the LOC111918930 gene encoding rab GTPase-activating protein 22 isoform X1, whose product MVWRNLGKTTTRRRNKVNNLISFLLVLLFSLMFDVFSGGDGRRTGYGFVEGAVGKSDGGSGAIFWITGGGVGASGASGSQSNVGIAIAMTVMAGLAVAATLVYSNRGHLQSPWSKRRRKHALQPKQWKALFDEDGRLCDGGVKFLKKVRSGGIHPSLRAEVWPFLLGVYDLKSSKEERDAVKTKNKKEYENLRKQCQQTYIRRDNSTNDISDSNHDSDDVSNNNDSGEVVDTDSHQVKEEISDTTTTTTTNNNNNNDNKDGDDVSEVTTKTDTCSSDSDSSEETDNMEPSPATPQKPKTTEEVKSKTSLPYRSESFATWQRIIRLDAIRANDEWIVYSPSQASVSVTKAQELAKSVVLKDYTHLETCRVFHAARLVSILEAYALYDSEIGYCQGMSDLLSPIISVVEDDSEAFWCFVGFMKKARHNFRLDEVGIRRQLNIVSKIIKGKDSHLYRHLEELQAEDCFFVYRMVVVLFRRELNFEQTLCLWEVMWADQTAIRAGITKSGWGRMRLRAPPTDDLLLYAIAACVLQKRKMIIEKYSSMDDILRECNSMAGHLDVWKLLDDAHDLVVTLHDKI is encoded by the exons ATGGTGTGGAGGAATTTGGGGAAAACAACGACGAGGAGGAGGAACAAGGTTAATAATCTGATTTCATTCCTGTTGGTGTTGCTTTTCTCATTGATGTTCGACGTCTTCTCCGGTGGTGATGGTCGTCGGACAGGTTACGGTTTTGTTGAAGGCGCCGTTGGAAAAAGCGATGGAGGTTCTGGTGCGATTTTCTGGATTACCGGTGGCGGTGTTGGTGCTAGTGGTGCCTCTGGCTCCCAATCTAATGTCGGAATAGCTATCGCCATGACGGTCATGGCTGGCCTCGCCGTGGCCGCCACCCTCGTTTACTCTAATAG GGGTCACCTTCAATCCCCATGGTcaaaaaggagaagaaaacatGCTCTTCAGCCAAAACAATGGAAAGCTTTATTTGATGAAGATGGAAGACTATGTGATGGCGGGGtgaagttcttgaagaaagttaGAAGTGGA GGTATTCATCCTAGCTTAAGAGCAGAAGTTTGGCCCTTCCTTCTTGGAGT TTATGATCTTAAAAGTTCAAAAGAAGAACGAGATGCTGTTAAAACTAAGAACAAGAAAGAATACGAAAATCTTAGAAAACAGTGCCAACAAACTTACATACGAAGAGATAACAGCACTAACGACATAAGTGACAGCAACCATGATAGTGATGATGTCAGCAACAACAACGATAGTGGTGAAGTTGTGGACACAGATTCCCACCAAGTAAAAGAAGAAATCAgtgacaccaccaccaccaccaccaccaacaacaacaacaataacgaCAACAAAGATGGTGATGATGTAAGCGAAGTGACTACCAAAACTGACACATGTTCATCTGATTCTGACTCATCTGAAGAAACCGACAACATGGAACCCTCTCCTGCCACACCACAAAAACCCAAAACCACAGAAGAAGTTAAAAGCAAAACCTCACTTCCATACAGATCGGAAAGTTTCGCCACGTGGCAAAGAATCATCCGGCTGGATGCCATCCGGGCGAACGATGAATGGATCGTGTACTCTCCATCACAGGCATCGGTGTCCGTAACAAAAGCACAAGAATTAGCAAAAAGTGTAGTCCTAAAAGACTacactcatctcgaaacatgcaGAGTCTTCCATGCTGCACGTTTAGTTTCAATTCTGGAAGCATACGCTTTATACGACTCAGAAATCGGCTACTGTCAAGGAATGAGCGACCTTCTTTCTCCGATCATCTCAGTGGTGGAGGACGACAGTGAGGCGTTCTGGTGCTTTGTTGGGTTCATGAAAAAAGCGCGCCATAACTTCCGGTTAGACGAGGTGGGGATCCGGCGGCAGTTGAATATTGTTTCCAAGATTATTAAAGGGAAGGATTCGCATCTGTACAGACACCTGGAGGAGCTGCAGGCAGAGGATTGTTTCTTTGTGTATAGGATGGTGGTGGTTTTGTTCAGACGGGAGTTGAATTTTGAACAGACGTTGTGTCTGTGGGAGGTGATGTGGGCGGATCAGACGGCGATCCGGGCGGGGATAACGAAATCCGGGTGGGGGAGGATGAGGCTGCGGGCCCCACCCACGGATGATTTGTTGCTGTATGCGATTGCGGCTTGTGTGTTGCAGAAGAGGAAGATGATAATAGAGAAGTATAGCAGTATGGATGATATATTGAGGGAGTGTAATAGCATGGCTGGACATTTGGATGTTTGGAAGCTTCTGGATGATGCACATGATTTGGTGGTAACCCTTCATGACAAGATTTAG